The genomic stretch GCAGTATACATGCAAGGATCTTCTTATATACCATTGAATAGGAGAACATTCATCCTATTTATTATAcagtttaaaagaaaagaacaactTAAAAATCTTGGTACAAGATAGTCTAAAtttagtattttaattttttttttcttttgtctaaacattaaattttgaTCTGGTTCTTTTTAATTAACAGTTTTATTTACAAGCTTTAGTTTTATTTCTTCAGGGCAAGATGTCCTTCTGTACTTGGTGAATTCATTCTAAAGTGTTTGACTTATATCATTGTAAGTTGCTTTTCTTTTAATTCTGTTTATATGATTTGGCTTGCATTTTAAGGTCAAATTACCAGGAAGGATAATATGTATATTAattgaataaattattaatatagTATCAATATAATTGTGAGATTTGGTTTCCATTTTTAATTGttatagaaaataataaattatttactttatctagctcgaaatgtttgaaattatgttaaaaaagttagcaaaaattattaattagcattttttatttcataacttACGTTACCATATACATTTGTAGTATGGTGGCCAGTtgataaagcacttggcttccaaaccaaaggTCTCAAGCTCAacttctggtgaagactgggaatcgATTTGGGATTATTGAGGATGCCCCTGAGAGCCCCCAACTCTATAATGAGTACCTGAAAAAAGGTTGGGAGTAAGGGTGGTTggtgttgtgctggccacgtgaacCGTTATTAACCTCCTGCAATAGAAACAGGTTCAGGGgtacatttactttttttttaaaaaccaagtATGTAGTCGGAAGTTTATAAAGTACTAATAACTTAAAGGGGGCGCGGTGTCTGAGCGGTTAAGCACTTGACCTCTGAACCttccttgttaaccgttggccaaaccaaacggatgaccttaacatcatctgccgtatagatcataaggtctgaaaggggaacttataattttttttttactttttaataaattattaagtCCTAATATCTTTGTAACTGCTTTACATTAATTAGTCAATGTCACAGTTCACATTTGTTTGATCACACAGGTTGCTTTCACATTATGTCAACGTCACATTTGTTGTGTCCTGTGCATGGTTGTTGTGGTGTGTTTCCTCTGGTGGGCATCCAGCGACGGAGAGAAGTGTTTTGGCCATGAGTTAGTTAAGCATGTGGTGAGTGCTGACAGATTCTGTAGTTGTTGGTTAGCAAGTTGTCACATAGACAATCCAATCTATTCACCACCTGAGAAAGCATACATCAAGATTTCAAGAATGTCTGATCACTAAataatgagtttttaaaaacatgttttaatttcctctgcaattttttttatctttcaagTAACATCAagtaacaagcaatagaaaaaaagaatactttttaaaaacaaagcttatccgCTTTGGAACCGCttattactgccatttatctgaaaattatgGGCTTTATCTTGCTTACtgctatacaaaacaaaattaactaattagtactaaatgattaactaattcggtaatttttggattgactcgtgtattgttatctacaattttgcaaaatttaaacttgatctgagaatgggaaatgggaataaaacttatttaaaccttttaccagacacacacacacacgcagacaGATAGTTACAGTaagttgatatatgctttgtatttaaaccttttaccagacacacacacacacacaaacagataGTTACAGaaagttgatatacgctttgtatttaaatcttttaccagacacacacacacacacaaacagataGTTACAGtaagttgatatacgctttgtatttaaacattttaccagacacacacacacacacagacagatagttacagtaagttgatatacgctttgtatttaaaccttttaccagacacacactcacacacaaacagaTAGTTACAGtaagttgatatacgctttgtatttaaacattttaccagacacacacacacacacaaacagataGTTacagtaagttgatataagttttgtatttaaaccttttaccagacacgcacacacagacagatagttacagtaagttgatataagctttgtaaaaaaaaagtggaactAAGAGGGATCGGGGTGTGAGTTTAAAGGGAATTTGACCAAAGAATTTACTTGGAACTTCATTCAATTTTATAATACTGtatcttcttcctcgttctcattgttatgctggagcgttcagatgactagaccaatacatgagatgaactgcgcagtggtttccaaatcagggagctctccatatagttttctttctattggggtgttttggggccagtgtcttatacgggcctcttggtaaagagagcagttttggaggacgtggtctgcattctctggtgattcTCCACATGGGCAgttttcactggttccaattttgaacTTAAAGTACATGTGTTATAATACTGTATGCTTCAAgacatttttatgtttgttCATATTAAAAATTGAGTTGTAGGCAACCCTTGGAAGAGATGTGGAAAATGTCTGGCTGAACCTGAAAAGTTTCTAAGACCAAGAACTTTATTTCATACTTTTGTTATTTCCCCCAGTgccaggaatacaaagaaaagaATGTAGCAGGTGATATGTGTGACAGTCTGTGcaatgagaaagaaatagacattgGTTCTTGTACAAGTTACTCGGATATATTACAGGTAAgtctttttgtttgatatgtttcTGACGTTTCTTCAGTATTGAAAATAGGACTGCTGGGGATGACAGCAGGCAGTTTTTAGTCTTGAATCATGGAGACAACAGAGTGCAAACCACACAACCAGACAGCCATTGTTTTAAAGTTCTAATATGCTGACTTGTTAGTGGAACAGAAATTCAGAATGAATTTGGTACTTACCCGCTATCTTTTGTTCCTTGTAAGAAAGTCcaatttttaaatgatttctattaaACAATATCAAGAAGATCTTTAAGcctattagaagaaaaaaaagtatcaataaCAAATTTCACTATCTCGACAAGCTAAGCTACCAATAATGCTATTATAAAGATTATAATTTGTGTGAAGGTCAAGGTTACTGTAAGTGTATaagcaatataaaatgtttgCATTTCAAGAAACTACAGTAATTTTCCAATAGAGCTAAAAATAGTTCAGTTCGCAATGGGCATGGATCTTTCCAATAGAAGGTTCTGGTCCTTTCCTGTCTGTTGAAGAAGCTAATTTCATAGATGATATAAATACAAAGGAAGACAATAAAAAGACGGATCAGTCAAtaagtttcaagcttcatgCTAAGTCTATTTGTGTGACTCTGTTATTAACATTAAGTTTGTGTTAATAGTATGTGTTCAATGTCTACAAAGGAAGACAATAAGAAGACGGATCAGTCAAtaagtttcaagcttcatgCTAAGTCTATTTGTGTGACTCTGTTATTAACATTAAGTTTGTGTTAATAGTAtatgtgttcaatcttttcaTGATTCTAGGGAACAATTTTGGCTTGATCATGATGTTTCTAATGTTCATATATTTTGTTCATATATTTTGAGTTGTTTTAGTAAATACtttgtttgcttttttgttCAGATCTTTCAGAATGGTGACCTCGTCTTCTCTGTTCAGAATGATCCATTTCATTCCTGGCTAATAGACAGCATAGTGGAAGGCACAAAACTAAAACGCTTTGTCTTTGATGTAGACAAACATATACAGAGCGAGTTGGGACTGACAGACACCTCGGCATTGATGAGCAGGATTATTGGGgattttgatttaaataaaGATGGAAATGTAAGTCTTAATCTAGATATACATACACTCTTTGACTTGGTTAtgcaagggagataattataccaaaaaaaaaaaaaataatttgcattTAGTACGAGGTATTAGCTTtaatttttcccttttttttttccagctgaATCTTGGAGAAGCTCAGAGTATATGGCGTTTACTGAAGCAACCCTTTTTCTTagcattttatgtttttcaggtaattaaacatattttatctatttttcatatacgttttatattatatatatatatatatatatatatatatatatatatatatagagagagagagagagagagagagattatgatatatatatagatatatttaagtacactggACTAAATGAGATAGTAAGGTCATTTGTCTCATAGCAAATCGATAAATTGAAAGACTATCACACATTTTATCATTGGTATACATACTGTTGCTGGAGCCCGTCCTTGCACTGGCGCATATAGTGCACCTGGtaattaaacatattttatctatttttcatatacgttttatattatatatatatatatatatagagagagagagagattatgatatatatatatatatatatatatatttaagtacactggACTAAATGAGATAGTAAGGTCATTTGTCTCATAGCAAATCCATAAATTGAAAGACTATCACACATTTTATCATTGGCATACATACTGTTGTTGGAGCCCGTCCTTGCACTGGCGCATATAGTGCACAACAGTGCACTATTTGATCACTTCCTAtgtatatgaaaaaaaagagactgGAATTCTACCTAACTTGAAAGAAGAATACAGTTGCTAGGAATAGAATTTGTGTTTCTCTGCCTAGAGTAGCGAAATGTGAGGTGTTGCCTTTTCAAGAAGTTATATGGAGAAACTgtgaggcgtggtggctgagtggtaaagcgcttgcctTCCGAACAGGGGCTTGAATCCTTTTGAAgatttggatttttaatttcgggatcttcaggtgcctctgagtccaccgagctctaatgggtacctgacgttattTGGGGtaaagtgaaggcggttggttgttgtgctggccacattacaccctcattaagcataggccacagaaacagatgacctttacatcgtctgccctatagaccgcaagttCTGAAAGAGGAATCTTACTTTTTTATATAGAGAAACTGTGGAAGGGTCATTGCAGCCGTTGGAAGACATCCATGTTGGTTTATGAAGACAACTGGTCTTGAGACAATTTGAAGGTTAGGAAACGACATGGTCTGTAAGCCTTgtaagcaagtgaaaacaggtgGCGACTGTAAACCTGTAATCGTAGGCTAAAGACGTGACAGCTAAGACTGACCTATGTTCATTGGGATCATCTCACATCTTTTATCATCTGCAACAAATATTGTTAGAGTTTCCCCCCTTAGATTTATTACTACACATTCTCagttattgtctttttatttcaGCATCCAGTCCTAAGTGTAACTTAATTTTCTGCTGTTGAAAACAtgacttaattaatttttgaatacacattttctttataaaccTACTTTTGTCTTAGCAACGCTAACGCTatctattttttgtgtgttatttaaaaagtaattttcttaTCGACACAAAATGAAACCAGTGTGATTTCTTCTATAAagattgttgttattattatagcttttatatagcgctactttcatgcttatagcatgctcagagcgcttttggtccaatctcacctgtggaccagtggaggggagggggttgtcacagtcttagttgacattgcatgatctgaagttcacatcatgttaagagttaaaagacacgtggaattcctgatgtagaaaacaggaagtagaatgaataaagttgactttgagttcagtcaagtcaagtcagtaaggttttgctcccggtccaggaaggttggacgttgcctcctggactggtgtgtatatatgtatatagcatgaaagtcgatgttgattaattatatttgagagttgatttcattatgtgcttattgaatattaaggtattattcgtatttcaatggatatctatagttgaagctccagtgtcactagtagtaattgttcttatggTTACctgctgagatgcggacgtgattgattAGTAACTGAcatatattggatacttttgataccgctgttatgcggataggattgttattatttcttgacttgtagcaccaacaaggagtgcagtatattgttattattgtagtaaaataaacttcatgttgtctgctgaacggacttagGTCAGTTTGTACTATTTGTCTTGTcccgtgtctagagtacttcaggaatcaagaactcagtattacaccattcaaacTTTCATTGacaggggtatctaggagttggttttccatgctgcgtttaggcgctcagtaaacacaactctgcccgagtcgggtgtcgaacctcgagcccccttctaggtagccaagccaagttcaagcgtacttggcctctcgaccacgcttcccactacatgttttacatgttttggatgttcattcacgttgaaaattattacatcctactCCAGATGGCAGGTGATGTTGGCAGGTAGAGTTTCAAGCTGGTACCATCAAGCTCCTGAGCGCAAACCATAAAACCAGGCCGCCTTTCCTATCTAGTGCCAAGATTGTATAATAAGTACAAGACTGTTCTTTTGCTTTCTTATACATTTTCTCTTGTCAGAGAAGCTGATTTATTGTTTCCATTGTTTATGTAgacactttttttcccccaggaTTCAACAGCTGTTCCTCATTTGAATGGTTCCTGTGGAGGGATCAGCATTTGGCACAGACCCCACTTGACCACTGGCGATAATCTTTACCATTCAAAGGGGCCATGGCCACTCAGTCTCTTTTCCAGTCATGCTTACCGCTGGACTTTGCCCGCCTGGCACAAAAGGGCAAAGGTCATGCTCAGCTTGTTGGAGTTAGTGGAAGAAATGTACGAAAAGAATGGAGTCAGGTCAGAACTGTTTGATTTATCTTAGTCTCAGGTTATTGGCTTATGGTTGTGATTATAATTACATAAAGAACAAATCACACATTTTTGTCCCTAAAATTCAGTTGGAAAGTCAGTCTGTCTAGTTattaaaagtttgtttgttgtttttttttccccagataTCATTTGTGTAATGTCAGTGGCCTGACACTCTATCAGCTTCCCAATTATGAAGTCACTTTATCAGAGGAAGCCATGATGCTGTCCAGCAACCAAGTGGCCAAAAGGTTGGCCAACATCTCTTGCCAAAGCTCATCAGATTGCACTTTAACCCATCAGTGTCAAACCGTTTGTGAACTGACCACTGCTCAGTGCACAGGCAAACTAATTCGACCCACTTTGGCTTACGTCTGTGATATCATGCAGGATTATCTTCTGTTTGATGCCCCTCGAGCATTAAAGTCTACATTGACTCGATTAATTCATCGCTGCCAGAACATGTCTATGCATTTACCTAAACTTGATTTGTTACACTCTGTGGTGGTGGTCGATATCAAGACAGTTCTTTGGAATACACTCCAGTACTCTCACGCATAAATTATGTTTGAAGCTGTGTTTATAACCATGTTGatttttatgttctttaaaTATCTTAAGTTTGGTCAATTTTTTAAGAACATAATTTTACTAGTCTTATTTGCTAAGTATTAAAAATGTTCTTAAAGAATTAATGTTTACAATATATCtgctaattaataataataaggcttgtcttcgagtctgaagattagtgaggaatgctgTATTTACcctggctgcgcagccccagctgtgacttaCATACTCTGCCACAGCCaggacaagcataaccattgtccacaggtggtcgatttagataatcttttcgccgtctgcgtctgtcctctgcagcggatttccttttggtctcaaatgtgtatcctgcagcctttgtaagtgacctccagctgtctctttctgagGCCACATGCACCCAGGAGCTCTCTATCTGTGCTAATTGGAAATATTTAAAAGACGTTCTTACCGACAGAATACTTGGAACCAAGCTGTGAAATGCCAGTCTATTAAATGGAAGGATTCAAcagtttgaaattttaaactcTATATtcgccattttttaaaaaaagtaaagttggttTGTCATTTAGCCACCTCAACATCATTCCATAGCTAACGCCCAGGCTTTCatttcaattctgaaggaggCCAATCATACATTTAGCCACACCCCTAATGCCCTGTTCTGGACACATAAACTTGATGCTAGTTGCATTTTTGGTAactagattttgttttattgtaataTCAATTTAATAGAAATGTTTACATGTACAACTTTCTATTTaaggtttatttttattttcatatattttttcatttcaaaacatTCTGAGGTTGTTTGTCTAAATTTTATTTACACTCTTGGtttgttaacattttgtatttgtatactttttttttttactttttttttcgtcaacTATCAAATGTGCAAATATCAGcattaaaacttgaaatatttcATAGTGAATTCATTTGATCAATACCAGTATAATTATGATGACTCATTGGAATATATTGCCTCAGTATAGAAGTTGTGGAGTTAATTTGTGTGAAAGTTTTGGAGTTCCCATTGAGGCTCAAATATTGTTTTGAACATTAACTCATGATGTGAACATTCTAAATGAACAATTTTGTAAGAATATGAGAACTCTTTGGACTTACCACAATAAAGTAATTTGATGTTTACAGTAATGTAACAGTTAGTCTAGAATTCTTGCCATTTGTCTACATAAGAATTagtaatatttacatatatctGTTATAGCAATAGATTGATCATTGTTTGGACAATGAGTACTTATTgttttttgtagtttgttttgaTTCTTTGATTGTTGGAATGGATGTATTTTATACCTCAAGttctttcaataaataaacatgTTCTCAAAATGTATCAGAAATAGTGTCACAGTTTTAAAAGATGTGACATGATGTGTCACAAGTTTTAGGCTCTGCATCAGACATAACCTGACAGTTTAACAAACTATAAATTATATAGGTACCGGGGTATGTGATCAGTGATGGTAAACAGACATAGATGTATGTAGgtcactagatttagaaaacaTATGTCAGGGATAAACAGATATTGATGAGAAATGAAATACAATATTATTAGAGTCtataggatggctgccttgtcgtgtAATATGTGCCTCAGGGTGTTGTCTTGATGGTCCAGAGTTTGGTTCCTGCAGCTTCATGAGTTTTTATCAATTTTAGTCAATATTTTATGAAACCATGTTCTGGTTAGTGTCATCCAAGTCAAGGGATTGTGATGTAGGAACTGTATATGTAGAAACTGCATTGATACTTCTGAAGTACCTAGCACAAAAGGAATAGTTATGGGGCTTCATCAAATTACATATGTAAGTGACATTGTGTCTAAGTGATTTAATTGTTCTGCCATTGATCTTAGTTCTTATTTTACAAGTTCAGCAGATACAAGCCTGACATCTTTAGGCGTAATCCAGTCCATAAGATAATAAAAATGATGAAAGATGAGAAAGCAGAAGTTTTAACAGTTTTATGCTGACCCACTAGACATTCTTTAGTTTTCTACACCACAGTTTTCTGTTATATTGTACTTTaaattattaagagaaaaaatgtaAGGAAGCTGTTACTGAGGCTTTGAAGAGATGAGAAACAATGCTAGGATTATTGGTAGAAAATTCATGATTGTTTTCATTAAGCTTTTTTTGGTAAGCCTATTTATGGAAGGGAAATTTTCTATATATCTTGAGAGATGTGAGATAGAATTTGTATAGTCAGTTTATGATAATTAGTGACAAGGAGTTTACTATCACAATAAACTTAACATGTAACATAAATGCAGCACCACGGTATAAGGGTTATTGAGAGGTGAAACAGATAAGCTCAGACGAGAACTGTTTGGAAGTCCCTGGTTTGAGTCCTCCTTGGACTGTATCTGTCCTTTCCTTTTGTACCTTGGGGCTATTATATAATAATGCAATGTGAATTCATGATTTGTTTCAGCACTAATAGCTTGTAAGTCCATTTCAATGTAATGAACATGCTATTTTtgtagcggcccccgaaaggggaaaagacgctattagttttgtgtgaaatgtctgtccgcccgtcccgtttagatctcgtaaactagagaAGATAGTGATAATCCggcatcacaatattttagaccattcaaagttctgatgcaactgctactttttttttttttctgaaagcgaaaaatctaatttttaaaatcacttatgcaagaagtttttttaaagagaaaaagctatttagtatgcattataagttagacctaatttaaaacgaatctTGTGAACTGCAATattcttgaatatttttttttaatttgtgaagatagatattttttttttttttttttgaggattcaaataagagattgagccttttcaaaacaaatactagattataagacttcagttaggccaagggaggcgcagtagctgagcggtaaagtgcttggcttccgaactgggggtccagggttcgagtcctggtgaagactgggactttcaacttcggaatttttgggcgcctctgagtccacccagctctaatgggtacctgacataagttggggaaaagtaaatgtggttggtcgttgtgctggctacatgataccctcgttaaccgtaggccacaaaaacagatgaactttacatcacctgccctatagaccacaaggtctgaaaggggaactagttatgccaggttcacatctaacttttcattcacttgcacctatcctttgatctgctggaccgttgg from Biomphalaria glabrata chromosome 9, xgBioGlab47.1, whole genome shotgun sequence encodes the following:
- the LOC106071582 gene encoding divergent protein kinase domain 1A-like, producing the protein MRLRLRARCPSVLGEFILKCLTYIIVAFTLCQRHICCVLCMVVVVCFLWWASSDGEKCFGHELVKHVCQEYKEKNVAGDMCDSLCNEKEIDIGSCTSYSDILQIFQNGDLVFSVQNDPFHSWLIDSIVEGTKLKRFVFDVDKHIQSELGLTDTSALMSRIIGDFDLNKDGNLNLGEAQSIWRLLKQPFFLAFYVFQDSTAVPHLNGSCGGISIWHRPHLTTGDNLYHSKGPWPLSLFSSHAYRWTLPAWHKRAKVMLSLLELVEEMYEKNGVRYHLCNVSGLTLYQLPNYEVTLSEEAMMLSSNQVAKRLANISCQSSSDCTLTHQCQTVCELTTAQCTGKLIRPTLAYVCDIMQDYLLFDAPRALKSTLTRLIHRCQNMSMHLPKLDLLHSVVVVDIKTVLWNTLQYSHA